One part of the Phacochoerus africanus isolate WHEZ1 chromosome 7, ROS_Pafr_v1, whole genome shotgun sequence genome encodes these proteins:
- the ETFRF1 gene encoding electron transfer flavoprotein regulatory factor 1: MKMANSLRGEVLNLYKNLLYLGRDYPKGADYFKRRLKNVFLKNKDVKDPEKIKELIARGKFVMKELEALYFLRKYRAMKQRYYSDTNTTN; the protein is encoded by the exons ATGAAAATGGCCAATTCTTTAAGAGGAGAAGTATTGaatctttataaaaat ctgcTGTATCTTGGACGAGACTATCCAAAAGGAGCAGACTATTTTAAAAGGCGTCTGAAGaatgttttccttaaaaacaaagatgTGAAGGACCCAGAGAAGATCAAAGAACTTATTGCACGGGGCAAATTTGTAATGAAAGAACTAGAAGCATTATACTTCCTTAGGAAATACAGGGCTATGAAACAACGCTATTATTCAGATACCAACACAACTAACTGA